A single region of the Paraburkholderia sp. SOS3 genome encodes:
- a CDS encoding glycosyltransferase family 2 protein: MCADVVIEPQAPQAQAERTASTTKHSLEDALAAVSPRITPQPATWAGRLIHGGVTALWVLLFARAFFLHGVVAWATGIAYVVYDTLLLFFVTIKSWPLAQRMMSSNAATGLSEAGARCLPAMGVIVASHNEAAVLPVTLAALLEQVDGPAQIIIADDGSSDGTETLLTTRYGLATPELGELSAPSRRYPNLYWLRLPHGGKARALNAAIDRMTTETVMTVDADTLLAPDATRAMRAAFAASGTLVAATGILVPICSKSVGGRLFQWFQTYEYMRNFISRFAWMRADSLLLVSGAFASFRREALVAVGGFDGQCLVEDYELIHRLRRYSVDRGLDWDVRVVGDAHAQTDAPDTLASFLRQRRRWFAGFLETQYWNRDMTGNRRYGTLGMLMLPVKAFDTMQPVYGLTAFALLLAFLFGGHGAIVVSIFSVIFLKTALDLAFYIWSIHLYRRWTGLRAGSSLWSATAAAIAEPFTFQLLRHTGAVLGWFHFLRGSKSWGKQHRSGLIAPGGNDGQS; the protein is encoded by the coding sequence ATGTGTGCAGACGTCGTAATCGAACCGCAGGCGCCGCAAGCGCAGGCCGAGCGCACTGCCAGTACGACTAAGCATTCGCTCGAAGACGCGCTTGCTGCAGTGTCGCCACGCATCACGCCGCAGCCGGCGACCTGGGCGGGCCGGCTGATTCACGGCGGCGTTACGGCGCTGTGGGTGCTGCTGTTTGCGCGCGCGTTCTTTCTGCATGGCGTGGTGGCTTGGGCAACCGGCATTGCGTACGTGGTTTACGACACGCTGCTGCTGTTCTTCGTCACGATAAAGTCGTGGCCGCTCGCGCAGCGCATGATGTCGTCGAACGCGGCAACCGGGCTATCGGAGGCGGGTGCGCGGTGCTTGCCCGCGATGGGTGTCATCGTTGCGTCGCATAACGAGGCGGCCGTGCTGCCCGTGACGCTTGCCGCATTGCTCGAACAGGTCGACGGGCCTGCGCAGATCATCATTGCCGACGATGGTTCTTCCGACGGCACCGAAACATTGCTGACCACGCGCTACGGTCTCGCAACACCCGAGCTCGGCGAACTGAGCGCGCCGAGCAGGCGTTATCCGAATCTGTACTGGCTGCGTCTGCCGCACGGCGGCAAGGCGCGCGCGCTGAACGCCGCGATCGATCGGATGACGACCGAAACGGTGATGACCGTCGACGCGGACACGCTGCTCGCACCCGACGCGACACGCGCAATGCGCGCGGCATTCGCGGCGAGCGGGACGCTCGTGGCGGCGACCGGCATTCTGGTGCCGATCTGCAGCAAGTCGGTTGGCGGTCGCCTGTTCCAGTGGTTCCAGACGTACGAGTACATGCGCAACTTCATCTCGCGTTTTGCATGGATGCGCGCGGATAGCCTGCTGCTCGTGTCGGGCGCCTTCGCGTCGTTCCGGCGCGAGGCGCTGGTCGCGGTCGGCGGCTTCGACGGACAGTGCCTCGTCGAAGACTACGAGCTGATCCATCGGCTGCGCCGCTATTCGGTGGACCGCGGGCTCGACTGGGACGTCCGCGTGGTCGGCGACGCGCACGCGCAGACCGACGCGCCCGATACGCTCGCGAGCTTCCTGCGGCAACGGCGCCGCTGGTTCGCCGGCTTCCTCGAAACGCAATACTGGAATCGCGACATGACCGGCAATCGTCGCTACGGCACGCTCGGCATGCTCATGCTGCCGGTCAAGGCATTCGATACGATGCAGCCGGTCTACGGGCTGACGGCGTTCGCGCTGCTGCTCGCGTTCCTGTTCGGCGGCCACGGCGCGATTGTCGTTTCGATCTTCAGCGTGATCTTCCTGAAGACCGCGCTCGATCTCGCGTTCTATATCTGGAGCATCCACCTGTATCGACGCTGGACCGGGCTGCGCGCCGGATCGAGTCTGTGGTCGGCGACGGCCGCGGCGATCGCCGAGCCGTTCACGTTCCAACTGCTGCGGCACACCGGGGCCGTGCTCGGCTGGTTTCATTTCCTGCGCGGCAGCAAGTCCTGGGGCAAGCAACACCGCTCGGGGCTGATTGCGCCGGGCGGCAACGACGGACAGTCATGA
- a CDS encoding cytochrome b, translated as MTTRIESRHGPTALARAGEPTQYTRIAMVLHWVIALLIICNVVLGLSADSLPDDWVRPVIDTHKSIGITVLGLALLRILWRVSHKPPPLPNEFPAWERMAAHVAHFLLYLLMIGLPLSGWAHDSAWKDAATHPMQYFHLFEWPRIGFIMNIDPAVKERLHLHDKLGTVHAWFGYALYALLAMHVGGALKHQWLDRHSVIKRMVP; from the coding sequence ATGACGACCCGAATCGAGTCCCGGCACGGACCCACGGCGCTTGCTCGCGCCGGCGAGCCGACCCAATACACGCGCATCGCAATGGTGCTGCACTGGGTGATCGCGCTGTTGATCATCTGCAATGTCGTGCTGGGCTTGAGCGCCGATTCGCTGCCCGACGATTGGGTGCGACCGGTCATCGATACGCATAAGTCGATCGGCATCACGGTGCTTGGTCTCGCGCTGTTACGCATTTTGTGGCGCGTCTCGCATAAGCCGCCGCCGTTGCCGAACGAGTTTCCGGCGTGGGAACGGATGGCCGCGCATGTTGCGCATTTCCTGCTGTATCTGCTGATGATCGGTTTGCCGCTTTCCGGCTGGGCGCACGATTCCGCATGGAAGGACGCGGCGACGCATCCGATGCAGTATTTCCACCTTTTCGAATGGCCGCGGATCGGCTTCATCATGAATATCGATCCTGCCGTCAAGGAACGGCTCCATCTCCACGACAAGCTCGGCACGGTGCACGCATGGTTCGGCTACGCGCTTTATGCGTTGCTCGCGATGCACGTCGGCGGTGCGTTGAAGCATCAGTGGCTGGATCGGCATTCGGTCATCAAACGGATGGTGCCTTGA
- a CDS encoding enterotoxin A family protein, producing MFSSALAGSSVQPPATPPVPRVDEPAADDSRPEPSTPTPRGPVLSRCAQMREFRECRGGDALKSKSYSYRTFDQYRYRSEDNIDYRPACEGWVREVMRRIDQGGRAAPPSLYAVVQQIREDATRRADGTAAQMFGRVGAYQRRASSLALGNFQLRLTERITPGSERDATINSALNHLGSELRERELAFVRLALYRAPAAGAPVSTQRPREINGHALLVQRRDRGEYAIFDPNNGAFLYQNQRSMREALEAYLNTAFRDPGNAFEAEPQSIEFYSQSALPQGGLLLPHMTSGPSLPASALSREESRLRRLLASTAQESNELSGAALAAAAGDARAVETASQGVAYLALRNVAQGRAPTLIQATDDIWRGLSDETRRSRSIDEISALQQQNRQGLLTDLPHRSRRPGALHINVAPRLIDDLRHRFSELRDVEDTRVPYRNDVAELRLTFGTPPAAGGATGGAAPAGRDAADAYSIVIQRHGASGDFHRDRYELHEPRSGVFRYADFNAMSEALASAINDGYADSGGVTHVDTVYFGHYDDDQAAPQGQAEQGAPWQHESLAANITLGGIEPLLGINGNPSQTPPFPSPIAPPDFGLDDSPDTQRPHVDLKRSTDYARDPKPYALFRPSTVAPAELEARGGFSSEQIAMRNVNLDLHNFDTASNLKLLDSAGYLATFRRERAAVAKLPDASGYIYFVAPTPNMIDVNMSLGSYVRRPENFEVAAMGRIDYAQIRGWRAVSHGVAGAFVANPKYRWDVYNQTRTAGAQPQLSRLPLDSGVWNQSGYRAFVTRDSRGVAIGFKQDLNRMHAQFYDNAWEKVRRIQARQAAALDYRGPLTIDAYGGNDTQGVRLYIDAEGVPQVAGTRTPASRHEFTMGDDGRFHLASDYSKVLRVGNDGNVYLGALPSNPNSTNGVFNYANSQLVHLEDGKYLTVGVMAYQPFVTDASAGLRSQWALRRPDGARATPPQINEYTFRRLTGGQHRLYLFETDPDSALPETATHFVTKVPGNRYEGNFLNYADWIPYADVRDTSRWLLENNAAWLFPDGYYLMSTAPGRLTAHTLDGVEHWRAEYDPRSGTVRFGQRTLSSSYRISEDAMDRVRQKEARRQKLSTLLN from the coding sequence ATGTTCTCATCTGCTCTCGCCGGTAGCTCGGTGCAACCGCCGGCCACGCCGCCGGTCCCGCGAGTCGACGAGCCGGCGGCAGACGACAGCCGCCCTGAGCCGTCGACGCCCACGCCCCGAGGGCCCGTGCTGAGCCGATGCGCACAGATGAGAGAGTTTCGCGAATGTCGCGGCGGCGATGCGTTGAAGTCGAAATCGTATTCGTACCGCACGTTCGACCAGTATCGCTATCGAAGCGAGGACAACATCGACTACAGGCCGGCGTGCGAAGGCTGGGTGCGCGAGGTGATGCGCCGCATCGATCAGGGCGGCCGGGCCGCCCCGCCGAGCCTCTATGCGGTTGTTCAACAGATTCGCGAAGACGCGACAAGACGCGCGGACGGAACGGCGGCCCAAATGTTTGGCCGCGTCGGCGCATATCAACGGCGCGCATCGTCGCTTGCGCTGGGGAACTTTCAGTTGCGACTGACCGAACGGATCACGCCGGGTTCCGAGCGCGATGCGACGATCAACAGCGCGCTAAACCACCTGGGCAGCGAGCTGCGCGAGCGCGAATTGGCGTTTGTGCGGCTTGCGCTGTATCGCGCGCCGGCTGCCGGCGCGCCGGTTTCAACACAGAGGCCGCGTGAGATAAATGGACACGCACTGCTCGTGCAGCGCCGCGATCGCGGCGAATATGCGATCTTCGACCCGAACAACGGCGCGTTTTTGTATCAGAACCAGCGATCGATGCGGGAGGCGCTCGAGGCATACCTGAACACCGCATTCAGGGATCCTGGCAATGCCTTCGAGGCCGAGCCACAGAGCATCGAGTTCTACAGTCAGTCGGCGTTGCCGCAAGGAGGGCTGCTGCTGCCGCATATGACGAGCGGGCCGTCGCTACCGGCATCCGCGCTGTCGCGCGAGGAGTCCCGCTTGCGCCGTCTGCTCGCCTCCACCGCGCAGGAATCGAACGAACTGTCGGGCGCGGCGCTTGCCGCTGCAGCCGGCGACGCACGCGCCGTCGAAACCGCGTCGCAAGGCGTTGCGTACCTTGCGCTGAGGAACGTCGCGCAGGGCCGCGCGCCGACGCTGATTCAGGCGACCGACGATATCTGGCGCGGACTTTCGGATGAGACGCGCCGGTCCCGCTCGATCGACGAAATCAGCGCCCTGCAGCAGCAGAACAGACAGGGACTGCTGACGGATTTGCCGCATCGGAGCCGGCGACCCGGCGCCTTGCATATCAACGTCGCACCGCGTCTGATTGACGATCTGAGGCATCGCTTTAGCGAACTGCGCGATGTCGAGGACACGCGCGTGCCATATCGCAACGACGTCGCGGAACTGCGTCTGACCTTCGGAACGCCGCCCGCGGCGGGCGGCGCAACGGGCGGCGCCGCGCCTGCCGGCCGCGACGCGGCAGACGCCTATTCGATCGTTATTCAGCGGCATGGCGCATCCGGCGATTTCCATCGCGACCGCTACGAACTCCACGAGCCCCGCAGCGGCGTGTTCCGATATGCGGATTTCAATGCGATGTCCGAAGCATTGGCGAGCGCGATCAATGACGGGTATGCGGACTCGGGCGGCGTGACGCACGTCGATACGGTGTATTTCGGTCATTACGACGACGATCAGGCGGCACCGCAAGGACAGGCTGAACAGGGCGCACCGTGGCAGCACGAATCGCTGGCTGCGAATATCACGCTCGGCGGCATCGAGCCGCTGCTCGGAATCAACGGAAACCCGTCCCAGACGCCGCCGTTCCCGTCGCCCATTGCGCCGCCCGATTTCGGTCTCGACGACTCGCCGGACACGCAGCGGCCGCACGTCGATCTGAAACGCTCGACCGATTACGCACGGGATCCCAAGCCATACGCGCTGTTCCGGCCTTCGACCGTCGCGCCGGCGGAACTCGAGGCGCGCGGCGGCTTTTCATCGGAGCAGATCGCGATGCGCAACGTGAACCTCGATCTGCACAACTTCGATACCGCATCGAACCTGAAGCTGCTCGATAGCGCCGGCTATCTCGCCACGTTCCGCCGCGAGCGCGCGGCGGTCGCAAAGCTGCCGGACGCCAGCGGCTATATCTATTTCGTGGCGCCGACGCCGAACATGATCGACGTCAATATGAGCCTCGGCTCGTATGTGCGCAGGCCGGAAAACTTCGAGGTCGCGGCGATGGGCCGGATCGACTATGCGCAGATTCGCGGGTGGCGCGCCGTCAGTCATGGCGTGGCCGGTGCGTTCGTGGCTAACCCGAAATACCGATGGGACGTTTATAACCAGACGCGCACGGCCGGCGCGCAACCGCAGCTGTCGCGGCTGCCGCTCGACAGCGGCGTATGGAATCAGTCGGGTTATCGCGCGTTCGTAACGAGAGATAGCCGCGGAGTCGCAATCGGATTCAAACAGGATCTGAACCGGATGCACGCGCAGTTTTACGACAACGCGTGGGAAAAGGTGCGCCGCATTCAGGCGCGGCAGGCGGCGGCCCTCGATTATCGTGGACCGCTGACGATCGACGCATACGGCGGTAACGATACGCAAGGCGTACGCCTTTATATCGACGCGGAGGGCGTGCCGCAGGTGGCCGGCACGCGGACTCCGGCGAGCCGCCATGAGTTCACGATGGGCGACGACGGCCGCTTCCATCTGGCGAGCGATTACAGCAAGGTGTTGCGGGTCGGGAACGATGGAAACGTGTATCTCGGCGCACTGCCGTCAAATCCGAACAGCACCAACGGTGTATTCAACTATGCGAATTCGCAGCTCGTGCATCTGGAAGACGGCAAGTATCTGACGGTCGGCGTAATGGCATATCAACCGTTCGTGACGGACGCCAGTGCCGGGCTGCGGTCGCAATGGGCGCTCAGGAGGCCCGATGGCGCACGCGCCACGCCGCCGCAGATCAACGAATACACGTTTCGAAGACTCACGGGCGGGCAGCATCGTCTCTATCTGTTCGAGACAGATCCGGATTCGGCGCTGCCCGAGACGGCGACACATTTCGTGACGAAGGTGCCGGGCAACAGGTACGAAGGCAATTTCCTGAACTATGCCGACTGGATACCTTACGCAGACGTGCGCGACACATCCAGGTGGCTGTTGGAGAACAATGCCGCCTGGCTGTTTCCCGACGGCTATTACCTGATGTCGACGGCGCCGGGCCGGCTCACGGCGCACACGCTCGATGGTGTCGAGCACTGGCGGGCCGAATACGATCCCCGGTCCGGCACGGTGAGGTTCGGCCAGAGGACGCTTTCTTCGAGCTACCGGATCAGCGAGGACGCGATGGACAGGGTCCGCCAGAAAGAAGCGCGTCGCCAGAAGCTATCGACCTTGCTGAACTAG
- a CDS encoding aromatic ring-hydroxylating oxygenase subunit alpha — MHAVSPVESSTAEIPAGAPVRDLRRVHINPDHWYPLAWSHEVKRGKAHGVRFAGEPIVLVRTESGSVFALEDRCAHRQVPLHGGVVDGEAIRCCYHGWTYDCTGRCIDVPYLGRERLPNGVRAYPCREVEGLVFVFPGKAELAGSTPLPPLGSVANRQYKTRRFGREVACHYSFMHENLMDMNHQFLHRRQMGKMRARSLGRRRGDDWVEVDYTFSREAGQQPIGEALVFGQSRQGAKKHKDVMTIRTQYPYQTLQIRTSEGTLVMDLWIIYVPLDAEQRTNRTFGLLSVKRPKLGFLLDMAWPLLVWFTERIFAEDRWIVEREQEAHDAQGADWNHEVFPVINELRDLLRQCGAPPMRRIVPIEPVETEPAAAQSCAS; from the coding sequence ATGCACGCAGTCAGTCCTGTGGAAAGCAGCACAGCCGAAATACCTGCGGGAGCACCGGTGCGCGATTTGCGTCGCGTTCACATCAACCCGGACCACTGGTATCCGCTTGCATGGTCGCATGAAGTGAAGCGCGGCAAGGCGCATGGCGTGCGCTTCGCCGGCGAGCCGATCGTGCTCGTGCGCACCGAGTCGGGCAGCGTGTTCGCACTCGAAGACCGCTGCGCGCACCGTCAGGTGCCGCTGCACGGCGGCGTGGTCGATGGCGAAGCGATCCGCTGCTGTTACCACGGCTGGACCTACGACTGCACAGGCCGCTGCATCGACGTTCCGTATCTGGGTCGCGAACGGCTGCCGAACGGCGTGCGCGCGTATCCGTGCCGGGAAGTCGAAGGGCTTGTTTTCGTGTTCCCGGGCAAAGCCGAACTAGCCGGATCGACGCCGCTGCCGCCGCTCGGTTCGGTCGCGAACCGGCAGTACAAGACGCGTCGCTTCGGACGTGAAGTAGCATGCCATTACTCGTTCATGCACGAAAACCTGATGGACATGAACCATCAGTTCCTGCACCGTCGGCAGATGGGCAAGATGCGCGCGCGCTCGCTCGGACGTCGCCGCGGCGACGACTGGGTCGAGGTCGACTACACGTTCTCGCGCGAAGCAGGCCAGCAGCCAATCGGCGAAGCACTGGTGTTCGGGCAAAGCCGTCAAGGCGCGAAGAAACATAAGGACGTGATGACGATCCGCACGCAGTATCCCTACCAGACGTTGCAGATCCGCACGTCGGAAGGAACGCTCGTGATGGACCTGTGGATCATCTACGTGCCGCTCGACGCCGAGCAGCGCACGAATCGCACGTTCGGTTTGCTCTCCGTAAAGCGGCCCAAGCTCGGATTCCTGCTCGATATGGCGTGGCCGCTACTCGTCTGGTTCACCGAGCGCATCTTCGCCGAAGACCGCTGGATCGTCGAACGCGAACAGGAAGCGCATGACGCGCAGGGCGCGGACTGGAACCATGAGGTGTTCCCGGTCATCAACGAACTGCGCGATCTGCTGCGCCAATGCGGTGCTCCGCCGATGCGCCGCATCGTGCCGATCGAACCCGTCGAAACGGAACCCGCCGCGGCGCAGTCTTGCGCGAGTTGA
- a CDS encoding porin: MKKTLIVAAVAASFVPLAHAQSSVTLYGLIDAGFTYTNNVDGSGRAAIGSGIDQSRWGLRGSEDLGGGLKAIFNLESGFDINNGRLANDGSLFNRQAYVGLSSDYGTVTLGRQWDAMQDYVAPLTATGSWGGTYFAHPFNNDNLNTNGGFPVNNSIKYTSANYGGFTFGGTYGFSNQSSFANNREYSFGAAYQYEGLRVAAAYSQQNNPGATSNGATTDPDMSAIYAATGGFRQREFGVGVSYAFGPAQVGVAWTQSRMDNFDMSEGSSAHVNNYEVNAKYNFTPALSAGIAYTYTDGDYNVSGVKTNVGHLHQVGVQTDYALSKRTDVYAQVVYQRATGDQVGAASIYSGSASQLSSSQNQAAATVGLRHRF; encoded by the coding sequence ATGAAAAAGACCCTGATCGTTGCGGCCGTCGCCGCCTCATTCGTTCCGCTCGCTCACGCGCAAAGCAGCGTCACGCTGTATGGCCTGATCGACGCGGGCTTCACCTATACCAACAATGTCGACGGCAGCGGGCGCGCAGCCATCGGCAGCGGTATCGATCAAAGCCGTTGGGGCCTGCGCGGATCTGAAGATCTGGGCGGCGGTCTGAAGGCGATCTTCAACCTCGAAAGCGGCTTCGACATCAACAACGGCAGGCTCGCGAACGATGGCTCGCTGTTCAACCGTCAGGCGTACGTCGGTCTGTCGAGCGACTACGGCACCGTCACGCTCGGCCGCCAGTGGGATGCGATGCAGGACTACGTCGCGCCGCTCACCGCAACCGGCAGCTGGGGCGGCACGTATTTCGCGCATCCGTTCAACAACGACAACCTGAACACGAACGGCGGCTTCCCCGTCAACAACTCGATCAAGTACACCAGCGCGAACTATGGCGGCTTCACGTTCGGTGGCACCTACGGCTTTTCGAATCAGAGCAGTTTCGCGAACAACCGCGAATACAGCTTCGGAGCCGCATACCAGTACGAAGGTCTGCGTGTCGCCGCCGCTTACTCGCAGCAGAACAACCCGGGCGCGACGTCGAACGGCGCAACGACTGATCCGGACATGAGCGCGATCTACGCGGCAACCGGCGGCTTCCGCCAGCGTGAATTCGGCGTCGGTGTGAGCTATGCGTTTGGTCCTGCTCAGGTCGGCGTGGCCTGGACGCAGTCGCGTATGGACAACTTCGATATGTCGGAAGGTTCGTCAGCGCACGTGAACAACTACGAAGTCAATGCGAAGTACAACTTCACGCCTGCTCTGAGCGCCGGCATCGCTTATACATACACGGACGGCGATTACAACGTCTCGGGTGTCAAAACCAACGTCGGCCATCTGCATCAGGTCGGTGTGCAGACCGACTATGCGCTGTCGAAGCGCACCGACGTCTATGCGCAAGTCGTCTACCAGCGCGCAACGGGTGATCAGGTGGGCGCCGCGTCGATTTACTCGGGCAGTGCGAGCCAGTTGTCGTCGTCGCAGAATCAGGCGGCTGCGACCGTGGGCTTGCGTCACCGCTTCTGA
- a CDS encoding LysR family transcriptional regulator: MLTDEELTLLEAIRESGSLSRAAARLGKAPSTVSHAARQLETRFDALLFDRRRYRLQLTPAGHLLAEEAARLMHDVARMTQRVRQVASGWEDRLWIVSDELMEFDTLMPLIHAFDALQSGVKLRLTHEVLSGTWEALRDGRADLIVGATNEPPAIAGLRWFELGVVEWVFAVSPRHPLASAKEPLKRDQISKQRAIAVADSSRASGRAYGVVGGQASLAVPTMRAKILAQRDGLGVGWVPRQRVASLLKRGELIEKETADPREPNVLYVAWRGDHDGRALQWWIDQLRQPRLAKRLVQGIDAFVR, from the coding sequence ATGTTGACCGACGAAGAATTGACGCTGCTCGAAGCGATCCGCGAGAGCGGCAGCCTGTCGCGGGCGGCGGCGCGCCTCGGCAAGGCGCCATCCACCGTCTCGCATGCGGCGCGCCAGCTCGAGACGCGCTTCGATGCGCTGCTGTTCGATCGCCGCCGCTATCGCCTGCAATTGACGCCAGCAGGCCATCTGCTCGCCGAAGAGGCGGCCCGGCTCATGCACGATGTCGCGCGAATGACGCAGCGCGTGCGCCAGGTGGCGAGCGGCTGGGAAGATCGCCTGTGGATAGTCAGCGACGAACTGATGGAATTCGACACGCTGATGCCGCTGATCCACGCATTCGATGCACTGCAATCGGGCGTGAAGCTGCGCCTGACGCATGAGGTGCTGAGCGGCACATGGGAGGCGTTGCGCGACGGTCGCGCCGACCTGATTGTTGGCGCAACCAACGAACCGCCGGCTATTGCGGGCCTGCGCTGGTTCGAACTCGGCGTTGTCGAATGGGTGTTCGCGGTGTCGCCGCGCCATCCGCTCGCTTCGGCCAAAGAGCCGCTCAAGCGTGACCAGATCTCGAAACAGCGTGCGATTGCGGTGGCGGATTCGTCACGCGCGAGCGGCCGCGCATATGGCGTCGTCGGCGGGCAGGCGTCGCTCGCGGTGCCGACCATGCGCGCGAAGATTCTCGCGCAGCGTGACGGCCTCGGGGTCGGCTGGGTGCCGCGGCAGCGCGTTGCGTCGTTATTGAAGCGAGGCGAGCTGATCGAAAAGGAGACGGCCGACCCGCGCGAGCCGAATGTGCTATACGTCGCGTGGCGCGGTGACCATGACGGCCGCGCCCTGCAATGGTGGATCGACCAGCTGCGCCAGCCGCGCCTTGCGAAACGCCTCGTACAGGGCATCGACGCTTTCGTTCGATGA
- a CDS encoding SRPBCC family protein codes for MSEATEGNATVPDLEILSTRTFDAPRQRVFSAWTDPVRLARWWGPKGFRNTFHEFELKAGGNWRFVMHGPDGVDYKNHSVFVEISEPDRIVFDHVSGPHFTVIVSFDEAGDKTTLTYRMVFDTAAVRDQVKTFALKANKESFDRLAAELKRGAGR; via the coding sequence ATGTCCGAGGCAACCGAAGGGAACGCGACGGTTCCCGACCTTGAAATTCTTTCGACCCGTACCTTCGACGCGCCGCGTCAGCGCGTTTTCAGCGCATGGACAGACCCCGTGCGCCTCGCCCGTTGGTGGGGACCAAAGGGCTTCCGGAACACCTTCCACGAATTCGAACTGAAGGCCGGCGGAAACTGGCGCTTCGTGATGCACGGACCGGATGGCGTCGACTATAAAAACCACAGCGTATTTGTCGAGATCAGCGAACCGGATCGGATCGTATTCGATCACGTTTCCGGGCCGCATTTCACGGTGATTGTGTCGTTCGACGAAGCCGGGGATAAGACCACGCTGACTTACCGGATGGTGTTCGATACGGCGGCGGTGCGCGATCAGGTGAAAACGTTTGCGCTGAAGGCGAACAAGGAGAGCTTCGACCGGCTTGCGGCCGAGCTGAAACGTGGGGCGGGGCGCTAG